Within the Telopea speciosissima isolate NSW1024214 ecotype Mountain lineage chromosome 4, Tspe_v1, whole genome shotgun sequence genome, the region CTACAAAAAATTTTATCCTCCAATTGAGTTCACCTATTAGACTCtcgaaactttttttttaaacttctaAACTTCTAAAATTCCACAATGGAATGTTAGACTAGGAAGTGATGATGATGTAGACAATATATCCACCAAATTTGCACTCAATTAAATTATCACGTGACAATTTAGAAGGGCGTGATAAAATGAATTCCATGTATAAATATGCTAGaatcaattttcatttttattatcaaacaaatatatatatgataaataCTCATATTGCAAGTAAAAAAGCACATGCCCTTCATTATCACTGTTTCACTGATTTACCTTCAATGCTCTATATAATCATCTTAGCGTCCAAACATACAAGATTCTTCTTGTACCCAGGTTTTCTTGATTATGCCTCATTGTTTAACATTCCAAATTCTCCACCTACAGCAGAAATaatgttattaaaaaaaaaaaacctttagtCAAGCCAATGACATGCAGTGCTATCACAATAAGGGATTGTTATAGAACAAGCACTATTTAGGGTATTTGAGTAAtgcatatttatattttggttAATTTGATTACACGAAAAATTGAATGAATAATTTAGTAaatcaaaatctatttttgaaTAATCTGATATTTTTTGCTATCATTTTCCCTAATGAATCATAAACCTCAATGGCGAAGTGATTAGGAGCGTCAAAATTTGAATTAAACCAAATCGATCAAAATCGATATGAGGTTATTGCATCATGTTTTAGATTAGGGCTTTACGACATCGAACCAAACCAGACCATACCAAAACCGCTAAGACAGTGAACCAGTTATAGAAAATCAGACcaaaaacaaacccaaattgatataaaccaataaaaaaccgATACAAGCCTGATATtcataaaaaattacatttaaCCAGTCTTAGAAACTGGACCGAAACCAAACCCAGACCGGTATAACACAATAAGAAATCAACACCTACCCGaaactcattaaaaaaaaagacatattTTACCATACTTATGAATATATTTACATGGTAAATCAAACCTACATTGACTCCGAACCCGAAAAGTTAGCAAACCAAAATTACATTGAACCCAAACCAATGCATCCTTATTTGATCATGGTTTGGACTCGCTCAATCCCacatccaaatccaaaatccaaactgAAAGATGTTTTTGGGTGAGTATACAAATCCAtcgaaaattatctcctccagttctctgTTTGACACAATCCCCTAGTGCCTATAATAAGAGCGTGTGGAATCCACCCGATAGAGTGTTCAGACAGAGATAGGGTGGTCCTTGCATTGCACTCCATGTTAGGGGCACTTGGAAATTGGCCCGGGCAGGAACTGGAAGGGATAAAGATCATCGATTGATACCCCTACAAGAGATGGTTGCTaatcatatttttataaattaaaaaaaaacaacaaaatctaGTTAAAACAAACCACACAAGAGAAAATTACCTCACGAGTGCCCTTGTGCCGTGAGCGCTTGACTACAATCCGTCAGTCTCTCCGTCAAataatgtaattttcttttgttgataCGTCAAAGATAGAAATATATTAAATCGACGTCCACGTCTACGTCCATGGTTTTCCCAATTTCGGGCTCCCAATTTCAAAACTGCGACACCACCGCCCAGGTCGCATTTATGAGTTTTCCCCCACCGACCTGCATCGATACTTATATTCTCCCCAATCCCAACCACTGAACCAAAGAGACGACGGTGAGATAtgaagagcgagagagagagagattcccaCTACCCAGTAGtccaattttcttcttctccatcgacTCTCTCGTCAATTCTCATTAAATGCTCCCCTCATTAACACAGAAGCCAGTGGCCAACAACAGAGCCGATCACCATTAATTCCTGCATGCGACCCTCATTAAATAAACGGCCCCATCCATTCAATTCAagtctccctctcccccccccccctccactgTGTATCATTTATCAGCTCTCCTCCACCGCCCCCTACCCCAATCCATCTCTCCCCTTCCGTACCACTCTCAATCTCCCAACCGTCAATCGTATCCACGTGTCGATCTCTCTACCGTCTGTTAAATCTCTCCGGCGACAACAACGCCTCTGGATCTCCACACCTTAACCTGCTCGACGAGAACCCCACCCCATTCCCAACCGACGTCCTCATGAACATCGGACTCGGCGACGACTTACTCCGTCTCGATGACCCTCCGCCGCCGGCGAATCTTAAGCTCGATTCCGAAAACGGAAAGAATCCCGATCTCCGCCTGAAGAAGGGAGACTTCATTCCCCTGTACTGCCGGAACgagaaaaccctagattttccCAATGACAACGAGCTGAACGGAGATGGTCTCTTGCTCCAGAAACTCGCTCGGCGATACCTCCACGGCGAAGCCGTCGTTGGCTCTAATAACAACCGATCCGTAGCGAAGTTACGCTCGAACCCAAACGAGTACGATCGCTTTAACAAAGGATCACGACCACCGGGATAGTTATAGGTATACCTATCTTCGCTTTCGTTTCTTCTGGGTGATATTACTGATACTGATGATTCTTCAACGGAGGGGCCGATTTCGGATTCGGGTACCCGTCCGCTTACCGGTTCGAGGAATAGGTTCTCTAAGATCCGTTCATCCAGGCTTGGCCGTATTCTGCCGGCCATCATTGGAACAAATGGAGATTCTGGTCGGAATATTCCGGCACGGCAGAGAGGGCAGTTGGCATGAGACCTGAGCCACATGTCGATGCAATCAACGTGAAAAGCGTGTGCACAGACAGGGAGGGTACGGACGTAGTCGTTGTCTTCGAATTCGAGTAAACAAACGGCGCAATCACGGGCGGCGTCGTAAGACCATTTCTTGCTGCCGTTACTTCCTTTGGTGGTCGTGTAGACGGAGAGAGGGATTGTTTTGATCACCATCTCGTCGAGGCCGTAAGGAGGGGAGAGAAAGTGAAAGGCAGCggaggcggtggtggtggtggtggactCGAACACGGCGTTCGATGTGATTGATTCGATGTCACCGGCAGATGGATCGTAGGAGTGGCGGTGGCGCCAGCGTCTCCATCTCCGGCGCCACCGCTTGATGAGGTTGAGGATAGGGCGGAGAAGGTGGCGGTAGATGAGTCGGAAGTAAGTGATCACGAGAAAGGCGGTGGCGACTACGACCACCATGGCAATTAGAGGAGGGCTGAAATCAACAGGAAGCCTCGCCGGTGTCTGATTGATTGTAGCAGCAGCAGATGGCCCCCATTCTAAGTCGTATAACGGTGGCTCCGCCGGTGTCATGCTCTCCctccctgtctctctctctcactctgctTCACTGCTTTCTGCTCTGCTGGAGACTCTACTCTACTAAAGAGGCTTCCAGCAGTGTGGAATGTTGAATCTGATAAATCTTTGTCAACTATTTCGACTCTTTGGCGACGGCTATTTAGGCAGTAAAGCAAAATTAATTCCATGTAACTCGGGCCACTTAATGttaatctcttctcttctcttttcttttctttgattaaaTAAGAAGCTAGAGAGGTTCTTAGTTCTTATCCAGCTGTCGGTTAATAATTGGGTGGATGGAGTCTTAATGGGCCCCATTTGACTTATATGAAAATGACAGTATGTCGTGAACCTGTGAGTGGAGAGAACAATGACGTGTGAAAATATGTGAAAGCCACGTCTTTGGGACTTTGGTTAAAGCATAGACCACTTCCCCTTCCTGCTCCTATATTGACATGGACCcgaatgtatatatataattccATCAAAATCAAAGTTTTGAGTGCTTTTCTTTTATACTGTCTGATAAGGATCAAAATCCCCTAAGGCCCTGACCAATAACTTTTGTTAATGGAGAAATATTGATGTCACAAGTCTCAAACTACAGCTTCCAATTTTCATCGAAAATAACGACAGATATTAGCCGTTACCcatataatcttttttttttttggttttgggtagAACGTACCCATATATTCAGTAAACCCTTGTTTGTTTTAGATGTAAATTTTCTGTGTAAATTATATGGGGATGTGTTTCCCTAGAGCATACGCTAGTGTCGGGGTCAATGGGAATGCGCACGTAAGCATTAATAAGGTggaatttttgttttcattgaGGTGGGTTGGTCATTTTTTCCCATATTGTGTCAGGACATAGGAATCACGCTCCCGGACAGTCTTTTCCCAAATTATATTTAGAGATTGAGTTTCTTGTCTGGCTGTATAGCATACGTTAACACCCTCATAtgtcctcttctcttctccctttggaaaagactctctgaaccccccccccccccttttgtcgAGCTTAAGTGTGATTGATTTATGATAATACACATGGTTAAAATAGGAGAGAGTGTATCAATATAAACCCCATTATTTATTATGTGAACAGGGTTATTGAAATCTGCACAAGAGTGTCGCATACTTActtttccatatatataaagaatgctacttggccGTGTGCAACGCGCAACCCTTGCACCCAAAAACAGGACTGCATGAAATGATTGTCGTGCCCCCATGGACAGGCAAAAATTCCTGAGGGCacaatggtcattttgcacggtcctatgtctgggcatagggACCACACGCTGCACtcaaccaggtagcattctcttccccatattaaaatcatttttttaccTTATGAGTTAAAGAATTTTATGAGATAAGACAAGGAGCAATCAAAACAATGTTACAAGTTTTAAATACACTTACAGAGGGGATCCCTTACCTCCTAAGCATTGTTTAAGTAATAGGTGTATGACCAATCCATATCAATATTGAGAGGCCGATCCGCATTGGTATCGGCAAAGAGCTGAAGAGTGAAGACCAATATTGATAGGTGCCCAATTTCGTATCGGACTAATGGAACAGACCAGGGAGTAAAGCTGTCTAAAAATTTTCACTACAAGTGAAGGTAAAACCATCCAATTCAGGCGGTACGAACCAATTCATATCTGTAACGTATCGATACGGCCAAACCGATACCATCACCGATAATTTGTACTTAAACCATGCTCCAAAGACCTCATAATCTATCAATTGTCGCCTTTCATTGAGTTATTGACACAAGCTTACTACACATTACAAGAAAGGCACTCGATCTGGTTAGGTTTGATTTTTCTTACCGATTTATTCAAGCAGATTTTTGACATCCTTACCCCTACCCCACCCCACCCCGTTGCCCCCCACTATCAATATCATGTATTTCATATTTTCATGAAAATGGGTTTGCATTCACACTCCATATGTCATTTCCATTGACCGAGTAACCTTAGTAATGTCTTTATCTCATTCTCTATTATGAATTGGAGATTGTTATGAATCCCTACCTAAACCAACTCCATCCAGTGAAGATGACAGAAGACTTGTCTACTCCCAATAATATGATGTTCTATTGCCCCCCGCTTGGCAATGAAATTGGAATAACCTGTGTGgatttggaacttggaagtaTAAACTGGTTTAGGTAGCCAAGTCAGATCATAGACTCAGAATAAAAACCCGTCCAAGAGAGAGTACATATAGATCAATGTTCTGAATGCAACCTTGTAAATCATGATATATTGCCTAGAATTTGAAGTGTCATGATCCCGGCCTCTCCGATGGTACAATATATTGTCTGTTTTGTCGGTTGGGTCTCATGATTTTAAAACACATCATATCAAATAAGAGATATCATAATATATATACGTATTTCATGGCACATCTTCAGAATAAAAATTTTTATAGTTCTACATCATATTTTGCACCACATTCCACAAGAAGCAATAGAAGAAGCTAACAAGGCCTTCTATAGCCCTCTCACTCTACATTCAACAGTTACGTGCaaggtaggggtgcaagtttggccctgtcggcccaaacccgccctggcccgcctaagcccgaacagggtttgggctgagatattggaaatttctggccctgagtcaaggtcgggtcgggccagggttgaggccttgggctaaaactggcccagcccggcccagcccagcccgaccctattataagttatactataaaatatatattgatatatatatatatattataaactttaaatgtcacacacattttgttatataatttattatatatgaaaataataagtgataatatattttagagtaaattactccccctcccctcgattatgctctaatgacaaatccctcccctgggttttgagtaatgactctcccctcccctgcatttccaagattctatcaaccgtacccatttcGTTAAAAAGGGTTGTTAAATGATGACGTCACCTTAATTATATTCGTTTAAACCCCAAACTGCccttatatttgtaatatttcAATAATACCCCCTAATAACAAGAGAAAACgatttaagaaaagagaaaacttctctcttctcctcgtCGTTCGAACACCTATCCGTTACGGCGGCAACAGAGAACATCATCGTATGTTAGCGGTTATCTCCGGCCATATTCTTCTAAATGCTATCCGACTAAACTGAAGGTTTACCCAAtcaataaaccctaatttttatctCTGATCCCATTTCGAATGCTGTCCCAACTGATTTTACTAGTCAAGAGGCTAAGGTATGGGAAGCTAAATCAAAGGCTACGGAGAGGAACTAGAAGAAacggaaggaagaagaaatgatcTGCAAAATATGTGGAGAATCAGGTCACTTTACTCAGGGTTGCCCTACCACTCTTGGAGCCAATCGCAAGTCTCAAGATTTCTTTGAAAGGGTCCCTGCTACAGAAAAACCTGTAAAAGCACTTTTCACAGAGAAAGTGATCCAAAAGATTGAAAAGGATATTGGATGCAAAATTAAAATGGAGGAGAAGTTTATCATTGTAAGTGGTAAAGATAGGCTATGCTTGGCAAAAGGTGTGGATGCTCTGCACAAAGTGATTAAGGACGAGGGCAAGAAAAGGGGTTCCTTCTAGTTCTCAAACAATTAGATCCAGGTCACCTAAGGAAAGACCTGTTCCCTTGCGGACGGGTTGTTCTTCTATGTCGGCTTCGGGCTTTGGTGGTTACAACCACGTACCCCAGTTACTCTGACCATAGCCGTTCGT harbors:
- the LOC122658432 gene encoding RING-H2 finger protein ATL65 isoform X1; translated protein: MTPAEPPLYDLEWGPSAAATINQTPARLPVDFSPPLIAMVVVVATAFLVITYFRLIYRHLLRPILNLIKRWRRRWRRWRHRHSYDPSAGDIESITSNAVFESTTTTTASAAFHFLSPPYGLDEMVIKTIPLSVYTTTKGSNGSKKWSYDAARDCAVCLLEFEDNDYVRTLPVCAHAFHVDCIDMWLRSHANCPLCRAGIFRPESPFVPMMAGRIRPSLDERILENLFLEPVSGRVPESEIGPSVEESSVSVISPRRNESEDRYTYNYPGGRDPLLKRSYSFGFERNFATDRLLLEPTTASPWRYRRASFWSKRPSPFSSLSLGKSRVFSFRQYRGMKSPFFRRRSGFFPFSESSLRFAGGGGSSRRSKSSPSPMFMRTSVGNGVGFSSSRLRCGDPEALLSPERFNRR
- the LOC122658432 gene encoding RING-H2 finger protein ATL65 isoform X2, which produces MTPAEPPLYDLEWGPSAAATINQTPARLPVDFSPPLIAMVVVVATAFLVITYFRLIYRHLLRPILNLIKRWRRRWRRWRHRHSYDPSAGDIESITSNAVFESTTTTTASAAFHFLSPPYGLDEMVIKTIPLSVYTTTKGSNGSKKWSYDAARDCAVCLLEFEDNDYVRTLPVCAHAFHVDCIDMWLRSHANCPLCRAGIFRPESPFVPMMAGRIRPSLDERILENLFLEPVSGRVPESEIGPSVEESSVSVISPRRNESEDRYTYNYPGGRDPLLKRSYSFGFERNFATDRLLLEPTTASPWRYRRASFWRKSRVFSFRQYRGMKSPFFRRRSGFFPFSESSLRFAGGGGSSRRSKSSPSPMFMRTSVGNGVGFSSSRLRCGDPEALLSPERFNRR